Proteins encoded by one window of Chryseobacterium aquaeductus:
- a CDS encoding dienelactone hydrolase family protein, producing MFKSIFITATLFASATVFSQNLKSVFYQDGSQKLNGLVTSNAGKKLPGVLILPAWKGIDDEAKTAAADLEKQGYVAFIADIYGEGNIPTDNASAAKTAGFYKKDFKAYQKRISLALEQLKKSGAIPEKIAVIGYCFGGTGALESARGKLPVVGVVSIHGSIGKDQSRPNEAISTKILVENPAEDKGVTPEDYNNLIKEMNDGKADWQIITYANSKHTFTDPKSPDYNPVMAKRAWNHTLLFLKEILK from the coding sequence ATGTTCAAATCAATTTTCATTACCGCAACTTTGTTTGCTTCAGCAACAGTTTTCAGTCAAAACCTAAAATCAGTTTTTTATCAGGACGGCTCACAAAAACTTAATGGTTTGGTAACGTCAAACGCGGGAAAAAAATTGCCCGGAGTTCTTATTCTTCCAGCATGGAAAGGAATCGACGACGAAGCAAAAACTGCAGCCGCAGATTTAGAAAAACAAGGATACGTTGCGTTTATTGCTGATATTTATGGTGAAGGAAATATCCCAACGGACAACGCTTCTGCAGCAAAAACTGCGGGATTTTATAAGAAAGATTTTAAAGCCTATCAAAAACGAATTTCTCTGGCTTTGGAACAGTTGAAGAAAAGCGGCGCCATTCCCGAGAAAATTGCTGTTATCGGTTACTGTTTTGGCGGAACCGGAGCGTTGGAATCTGCAAGAGGAAAATTGCCTGTGGTGGGAGTTGTTTCCATTCACGGAAGTATTGGGAAAGATCAATCGAGACCAAATGAAGCGATTTCAACAAAAATTTTAGTAGAAAATCCTGCGGAAGATAAAGGAGTAACTCCCGAAGATTATAACAACCTGATAAAAGAAATGAATGATGGCAAAGCAGATTGGCAAATTATCACTTATGCCAACTCAAAACACACTTTTACTGACCCAAAATCGCCTGACTACAATCCTGTAATGGCAAAACGAGCATGGAATCACACACTTTTGTTTTTGAAAGAAATTTTGAAGTAA
- a CDS encoding peptidoglycan-binding protein LysM yields the protein MKKQIVIAALTFGAIVLGTNAVQAQNTTATTTVNITLNDVISIDAGSTAISGAVAFNYVTAADYNSEKTVAQANALKVTSTKSFVVKVKAGGPNFVNGSNLIPVDVLTIKAATASGTMGGTKSAVVLSAADQTLVANAPLGSALTLNLDYTIPASQSSSSKILGKPAGTYTQTVTYTATAL from the coding sequence ATGAAAAAACAAATCGTAATCGCAGCCTTAACTTTCGGAGCAATCGTATTGGGAACTAACGCTGTACAAGCACAGAATACTACCGCAACGACAACGGTAAACATTACCCTGAACGATGTGATCTCTATCGATGCAGGAAGTACTGCAATTAGTGGTGCAGTTGCCTTCAACTATGTTACTGCAGCAGATTACAATTCAGAGAAAACAGTGGCTCAGGCAAATGCTTTGAAAGTAACTTCAACAAAGAGCTTTGTTGTAAAAGTAAAAGCGGGTGGTCCGAATTTCGTCAATGGATCCAACTTAATTCCTGTAGACGTTTTAACGATTAAAGCAGCTACAGCTTCAGGAACAATGGGAGGAACAAAAAGCGCTGTCGTTTTATCTGCGGCAGATCAAACTTTAGTAGCAAATGCTCCGCTTGGAAGCGCTTTGACATTAAATTTGGATTATACAATTCCTGCTTCGCAATCATCTTCTTCTAAAATTCTAGGAAAACCAGCCGGAACTTATACACAAACAGTAACTTATACCGCAACAGCATTATAA
- a CDS encoding response regulator: MNNKKNNERIIVADDHGIVRMGLIQTIKKLRPDATISEVEDFKSLYKAILKEELDLAIMDVNMPNGSIQEAIDYIKIHKPQLKILIFSSQDEDLYAMRYLKMGAGGYLSKQSTTAVIETALNAILTTGRYISDDVKEAIFSESLNGPTKKTTLESLSDRELQIANKLAEGIPLKELSNQLNLHSSTVSTYKNRLFEKLNIRSIPELVEILRLYNH, from the coding sequence ATGAACAATAAAAAAAATAACGAGCGAATTATTGTAGCAGATGATCACGGGATAGTGCGAATGGGTTTAATACAAACTATTAAAAAGCTCAGACCCGATGCCACAATTTCTGAAGTAGAAGATTTTAAATCGCTGTATAAAGCAATTTTGAAAGAAGAACTGGACTTGGCAATCATGGATGTCAATATGCCTAATGGTTCTATTCAGGAAGCAATAGATTACATCAAGATCCACAAACCCCAATTAAAAATTCTCATATTTTCTTCTCAAGATGAAGATTTGTACGCAATGCGTTATTTAAAGATGGGTGCTGGCGGATACCTTAGCAAGCAAAGTACGACTGCAGTAATTGAGACCGCGTTAAATGCGATACTCACTACTGGTCGGTATATCAGTGACGATGTAAAAGAAGCGATTTTTTCAGAATCATTAAATGGTCCGACAAAAAAAACAACTCTAGAATCTCTCTCAGATCGCGAATTACAGATTGCAAATAAACTTGCAGAAGGTATTCCGCTTAAAGAACTTTCCAATCAATTGAATCTTCACTCATCTACGGTTAGCACTTATAAAAACAGGCTGTTTGAGAAGCTTAATATACGATCCATACCTGAATTGGTAGAGATACTAAGGTTGTATAATCATTAA
- the holA gene encoding DNA polymerase III subunit delta, with protein MKELDLILKNIKNKEVLPIYFFHGEEPYFIDVAVKALEQDFLEEDEKAFNQTVTYGKDTTYQEVLSLARQFPMMGDKQVIIVKEAQDLKFNEEENRALEAYVENPVPSTVLVFAHKHKKLDSRKKVTKTLAKINALFLSEAFKDHNLPKWIADECLRLNIKTAPNISHLLAEYLGNDLSRISNELGKLKIILKEGQILDGTIVENHIGISKEFNVFELQKALGTKNANAAFKIAHFMGKNPKNNPFVMLLSSLYNYFSNVIMYNTMIGQSPQLIASQMGVNPYFLKDYADAARLYPLKHSTRVISILREFDMKGKGLGAVNMSEAELIKELVYKIINVDKIKMKV; from the coding sequence ATGAAAGAATTAGATTTAATCCTCAAAAATATTAAAAATAAAGAAGTTTTACCGATTTATTTTTTTCACGGAGAAGAACCTTACTTTATTGACGTTGCCGTAAAAGCCCTTGAACAAGACTTTTTGGAAGAAGACGAAAAAGCCTTCAATCAAACTGTGACGTACGGAAAAGATACGACCTATCAGGAAGTTCTATCTTTGGCTAGACAGTTCCCGATGATGGGCGACAAGCAGGTGATCATCGTAAAAGAAGCTCAGGATCTAAAATTTAATGAGGAAGAAAACAGAGCTTTGGAGGCTTATGTTGAAAATCCTGTTCCGTCAACAGTTTTGGTTTTTGCACACAAACACAAGAAGTTAGACAGCAGAAAAAAGGTCACTAAAACTTTAGCAAAAATAAATGCTCTCTTTTTGAGTGAAGCTTTCAAGGATCACAATCTTCCAAAATGGATCGCCGACGAATGTCTTAGATTAAACATAAAAACTGCCCCGAATATTTCTCATCTTTTGGCAGAATATCTTGGTAACGATCTTTCCAGAATTTCAAATGAACTTGGTAAACTGAAAATCATCCTTAAAGAAGGTCAGATTTTAGACGGAACCATCGTTGAAAATCACATTGGGATCAGCAAAGAATTTAATGTTTTTGAACTGCAAAAAGCTTTAGGTACTAAAAATGCAAATGCGGCATTCAAAATCGCTCATTTTATGGGCAAAAATCCGAAGAATAATCCCTTCGTGATGTTGCTTTCAAGTTTGTATAATTATTTCTCAAATGTGATCATGTACAACACAATGATCGGACAATCACCACAATTAATTGCTTCTCAGATGGGTGTAAACCCGTATTTTTTGAAAGATTATGCTGACGCAGCGAGACTATATCCTTTAAAACATTCTACGAGGGTGATTTCTATTTTGAGAGAATTTGATATGAAAGGGAAAGGTTTGGGAGCAGTAAATATGAGTGAAGCAGAGTTGATTAAAGAACTGGTTTACAAGATTATCAACGTTGATAAAATTAAAATGAAAGTGTAA
- the trxB gene encoding thioredoxin-disulfide reductase, with amino-acid sequence MEENIFDCVIVGSGPSGFTAAIYAARADLKPQLYTGLEPGGQLTTTTEVDNFPGYPAGITGPEMMMDLQKQAERFDTKVHYEMITKAEFSKEMGGIHKLYAGTKEILAKSVIISTGATAKYLGLDDEKKYNGGGVSACATCDGFFYRGKDVVVVGAGDTAAEEATYLSKLVNKVTMLVRKGEFRASKAMIHRVENTANIEVKFHHELIGIEGENNLVERAVVINNQTQEKSTVDVHGIFIAIGHKPNTDIFAGQIDLDENGYIATEKGSTRTNLPGVFAAGDVQDHIYRQAITAAGSGCMAAMDAEKYLAELS; translated from the coding sequence ATGGAAGAAAATATTTTTGATTGTGTGATCGTAGGATCTGGACCTTCTGGTTTTACAGCAGCAATTTATGCAGCAAGAGCAGATCTGAAACCGCAGTTGTATACAGGTCTTGAACCAGGCGGACAATTAACTACCACGACTGAAGTTGATAATTTTCCAGGTTATCCTGCAGGAATCACAGGTCCTGAAATGATGATGGATTTACAAAAACAGGCAGAAAGATTTGACACAAAAGTGCATTATGAAATGATCACAAAAGCCGAATTTTCTAAAGAAATGGGAGGCATTCATAAATTGTATGCAGGAACTAAAGAAATTTTAGCTAAATCTGTGATCATATCAACAGGAGCTACAGCAAAATATTTGGGATTAGACGACGAAAAAAAATATAACGGTGGTGGCGTATCGGCTTGTGCAACTTGTGACGGGTTTTTCTACAGAGGGAAAGATGTTGTCGTAGTCGGAGCCGGAGATACGGCTGCAGAGGAAGCAACTTATCTTTCAAAATTGGTAAATAAAGTAACCATGTTGGTGAGAAAAGGCGAATTCAGAGCATCAAAAGCAATGATTCACAGAGTTGAAAACACAGCCAACATTGAAGTGAAATTCCACCACGAATTGATTGGTATTGAAGGCGAAAACAACCTTGTTGAAAGAGCAGTTGTGATAAACAATCAAACTCAGGAAAAGTCTACAGTGGACGTTCATGGTATTTTTATAGCTATTGGTCATAAACCGAACACAGATATTTTTGCAGGACAGATTGATTTGGATGAAAATGGATACATTGCCACTGAAAAAGGCTCCACAAGAACCAACCTTCCGGGAGTTTTTGCTGCAGGTGATGTTCAGGATCATATCTACAGACAGGCTATCACGGCAGCTGGAAGTGGTTGTATGGCAGCAATGGATGCAGAAAAATATTTAGCAGAATTAAGTTAA
- a CDS encoding sensor histidine kinase gives MLTEAVEQKTIGEEDFFKLLPQVKSDAQKNLQTVQDSTAWLKTQYGNFEVKSVKIMVFDLFQRLEENYAVRLKKKNINFHFKGDKNSFIQTDRILLDYILDKILNNAVKYSLPGQDIYFQYFTENNEDIVSVVDFGTGISEKHLHEIFNYGNSVFNGTAGEIGAGLSLKIVKNFVSLLHGNIKIVSSENKGTTVSIFLPKI, from the coding sequence ATGCTTACAGAAGCGGTGGAGCAAAAAACAATAGGTGAGGAAGATTTTTTCAAGTTGTTGCCACAAGTGAAAAGTGATGCTCAAAAAAATTTGCAAACCGTTCAGGACAGCACCGCCTGGTTAAAAACGCAATATGGAAACTTTGAGGTTAAATCTGTGAAAATCATGGTATTTGATCTATTTCAAAGGTTAGAAGAAAACTATGCTGTCAGATTAAAAAAGAAAAATATTAACTTTCATTTTAAAGGAGATAAAAATTCATTCATCCAGACCGATCGCATCTTGCTAGACTATATTTTAGACAAAATTCTTAATAATGCAGTTAAATATTCTTTGCCGGGGCAAGATATTTACTTCCAATACTTTACAGAAAATAATGAGGATATAGTTTCCGTGGTCGACTTCGGTACGGGAATTAGTGAAAAGCATTTACACGAAATTTTTAATTATGGCAATTCAGTTTTCAATGGTACAGCAGGTGAGATAGGAGCAGGATTAAGTTTAAAAATTGTTAAAAATTTTGTATCCTTGCTGCATGGAAACATAAAAATCGTTTCCTCTGAAAATAAAGGTACTACAGTTTCTATCTTTTTACCAAAAATTTAA
- a CDS encoding PNPOx family protein: MLTHFTNQQIADLEERKRTAMINSLSGFKSLNLIGTINKIGQTNLAIFNSVMHIGANPALMGFICRPDSVERDTLENIKQTGFASTGLHTIFFALIFL, encoded by the coding sequence ATGTTAACACATTTTACCAATCAGCAGATAGCCGATTTAGAGGAAAGAAAAAGAACTGCAATGATCAATTCGCTGAGCGGTTTTAAAAGTCTTAATTTAATCGGAACCATCAACAAAATTGGACAAACAAATCTGGCTATTTTTAATTCTGTAATGCACATTGGCGCAAATCCTGCCTTGATGGGCTTTATTTGCCGCCCAGATTCCGTTGAAAGAGATACCTTGGAAAATATTAAGCAAACAGGCTTTGCTTCAACCGGTTTACATACCATTTTCTTTGCGTTGATATTTCTTTGA
- a CDS encoding peptidoglycan-binding protein LysM encodes MKKQIVIAALTFGAIVLGTNAVQAQNTTATTTVNITLNDVISIDAGSTAIGNTVDFNYATAADYNSDQTITKANSLKVTSTKNFNVKVKAGGANFMNGTNLIPVNVLTIKAATAAGTMGGTKTAVVLSATDQNLVTNAPLGSALTLNLDYTIPASKSSSADILGKPAGTYTQTVTYTATAL; translated from the coding sequence ATGAAAAAACAAATCGTAATCGCAGCCTTAACTTTCGGAGCAATCGTATTGGGAACTAACGCTGTACAAGCACAGAATACTACCGCAACGACAACGGTAAACATTACCCTGAACGATGTGATCTCTATCGATGCGGGAAGTACTGCAATTGGAAATACGGTAGACTTTAACTATGCTACTGCAGCAGACTATAACTCTGATCAGACGATTACCAAAGCCAACTCTCTGAAAGTTACTTCAACGAAAAACTTTAACGTTAAAGTAAAAGCAGGAGGTGCTAATTTCATGAATGGAACCAACTTGATCCCTGTAAATGTTTTGACGATCAAAGCAGCTACAGCTGCGGGAACAATGGGTGGAACGAAAACCGCTGTCGTTTTATCTGCAACTGATCAAAATTTAGTTACCAATGCTCCACTAGGAAGTGCATTAACATTGAATCTGGATTACACGATTCCTGCATCGAAATCATCTTCTGCAGACATCTTAGGTAAACCAGCCGGAACTTATACACAAACAGTTACGTATACTGCAACAGCTTTATAA
- a CDS encoding peptidoglycan-binding protein LysM codes for MKKQIFIAMLFLVAVGTHQVQAQHSDHVGTSINIILADVISIDEGSVASGGAVDFNYVNTTDYNSSKSVTVPNSLVINSSKNFDVKIKSDGANFVSGANLIPVDVLQVKAISGGSLMGTMNEVTLSTNDQVLVSNASLGAKQALNIAYSISAEKASKVLLGKPKGTYMQTVTYTATAL; via the coding sequence ATGAAAAAACAAATCTTCATCGCCATGCTATTTCTAGTAGCAGTAGGAACTCATCAGGTTCAGGCACAACATTCAGACCATGTAGGTACATCAATCAATATTATTTTAGCAGATGTTATTTCAATCGACGAAGGAAGTGTTGCTTCAGGAGGCGCTGTAGATTTTAATTATGTGAACACAACAGATTATAATTCTTCAAAAAGCGTAACGGTTCCCAATAGTTTAGTCATAAATTCCTCCAAAAATTTCGATGTTAAAATAAAATCTGATGGCGCAAATTTTGTAAGTGGCGCAAACCTTATTCCTGTAGATGTATTGCAGGTAAAAGCGATATCGGGTGGAAGTTTAATGGGAACTATGAATGAGGTAACTTTATCTACAAACGATCAGGTTCTGGTGAGTAACGCAAGTTTAGGTGCAAAACAAGCTTTAAATATTGCTTATTCTATTTCGGCAGAAAAAGCATCAAAGGTTCTTTTGGGAAAACCTAAAGGAACATATATGCAAACAGTAACTTATACTGCGACTGCATTGTAA
- a CDS encoding type I restriction enzyme HsdR N-terminal domain-containing protein, with the protein MELPKLNFQETFDFKFKKDKDKFFIYDLVRKTYLLLTPEEWVRQHWIHYYLTVKSYSVSALITEKKIVLNGLTKRIDLLITEKAQPKILIECKAPQIKLTEKTFEQTARYNSIIGASEIILTNGLQHINAYYENGEYQFYRAD; encoded by the coding sequence ATGGAACTTCCCAAACTGAATTTTCAGGAAACTTTTGATTTTAAATTCAAGAAAGACAAAGATAAGTTTTTTATCTATGACTTGGTGCGCAAAACTTACCTTTTGCTGACGCCGGAAGAGTGGGTGAGGCAGCACTGGATTCATTATTACCTTACCGTAAAATCGTATTCTGTATCAGCCTTAATTACTGAAAAAAAGATCGTTTTGAATGGTTTAACCAAAAGAATTGACCTTTTAATTACCGAAAAGGCACAGCCTAAAATTCTGATTGAATGTAAAGCTCCACAAATTAAACTCACTGAAAAAACTTTCGAACAAACTGCGCGTTATAACTCAATTATTGGTGCTTCAGAAATTATTTTAACGAATGGTTTGCAGCATATTAATGCTTATTATGAGAATGGAGAATATCAGTTTTATAGAGCAGACTGA
- a CDS encoding cupin domain-containing protein, translated as MKKYKIQKSPFVVPTDDGKLIEEHWGNSTQNPNISIAHMVAPPDWSEPHQTPEFDEFTIVISGKKQFEIEGEIVVLEKGQSILIEKGARIRYSNPFAEPCEYIAICLPAFSMELVNREQETV; from the coding sequence ATGAAAAAATATAAAATTCAAAAATCACCATTTGTAGTTCCTACAGATGATGGAAAATTAATTGAAGAACACTGGGGAAATTCAACTCAAAACCCAAACATTTCAATTGCACACATGGTTGCTCCGCCCGATTGGAGCGAGCCGCATCAAACTCCCGAATTTGATGAATTTACAATCGTTATTTCAGGGAAAAAACAATTTGAAATTGAAGGAGAAATCGTAGTTTTGGAAAAAGGACAAAGTATTTTGATTGAAAAAGGAGCAAGAATTCGTTACAGTAATCCTTTCGCAGAACCTTGTGAATATATCGCTATTTGTCTTCCTGCTTTTTCGATGGAGTTAGTTAATAGAGAACAAGAAACAGTTTAA
- a CDS encoding tryptophan-rich sensory protein encodes MTRRFQILNMVALVVTIGINYLSNTGILNNETMATISAKFQNLFTPAGYAFSIWGIIYLGLLGFVIYYGPFTKSTEAKKKTILNVGWWFVISCIANSLWIFAWLYEYTFLTIPIMVLLFISLLKIIGNNRDMIESPDIKTAIFLRLPFYIYSGWISVALIADVAAYLKKIQWSGFGISETIWTIVMFAVAAIIHLYMVWKLNMTAFALVAVWALIAIAVANQHSNQTVYISAIITAIFLFVNVSFQMIKKEP; translated from the coding sequence ATGACAAGACGATTTCAAATTTTAAATATGGTTGCTCTGGTTGTTACAATTGGCATCAACTACCTTTCCAACACCGGAATTTTAAATAATGAAACGATGGCAACCATTTCAGCCAAATTTCAGAATCTATTTACTCCTGCAGGATATGCTTTTTCTATTTGGGGGATTATTTACCTCGGGCTTCTTGGTTTTGTAATTTATTATGGACCTTTTACAAAAAGTACTGAAGCCAAAAAGAAGACTATTTTAAATGTTGGATGGTGGTTTGTTATTTCTTGCATTGCAAATAGTCTATGGATATTTGCGTGGTTGTACGAGTATACTTTTCTAACCATTCCGATTATGGTTCTATTATTTATCTCTTTGCTGAAGATAATAGGAAATAACCGGGATATGATAGAATCTCCGGATATTAAAACAGCAATTTTTCTTCGCCTGCCATTTTACATATATTCAGGTTGGATCTCTGTCGCTTTGATTGCAGATGTAGCAGCATATCTGAAAAAAATACAATGGTCTGGCTTTGGAATTTCTGAGACTATCTGGACTATTGTGATGTTTGCCGTTGCAGCAATTATTCATTTGTATATGGTTTGGAAGCTGAATATGACCGCATTTGCGTTGGTGGCTGTCTGGGCATTAATTGCTATTGCGGTAGCGAACCAGCATTCTAACCAAACAGTTTACATTTCGGCCATCATCACGGCAATATTTCTTTTTGTGAATGTCTCCTTTCAAATGATAAAAAAAGAACCGTAG
- a CDS encoding response regulator, producing MNHFNSNNHSLDQNDIDKLKAFEKKYTDVFDFLVFAAAKMTNNELCTMSITSEEKVYIIASSDATLNQIYPQNPHFLLDNETSVYEFKSTEFKFHRSFSIPDLGDNLVAHLNLFDRENKNLDKSEKEIVNKILYQASKWYLCNAVDMTERIMMENEIFAAKESAEKAYVLKSEFVANMSHEIRTPLNGIIGFTELLLETNLDETQRHYLDIINQSGVSLYSIVNDILDFSKLEKQKLQLNLDKVEIEELVSEAFNIVSFNNNKKRLEMLIDIDDAIPTYIWTDAMRLKQVFVNLLSNALKFTEAGEIVLYVKVLNDLGEGKKLIRFGVRDTGIGIDKDKQTEIFNAFSQEDCSITKRYGGTGLGLMISNQILALAGSTIELESEQGKGSDFFFDIQFDTQEEEYDLSLTDIKKVLIVDDNENNRKILKRMLERKNIEVEECDSGLKALLLIMDKPQFDVIIMDYHMPIMDGIETIRKMRNIFPDTSHAAPYIVLYSSSDDSNLQNACDELEIKNRLVKPIRMKQMYQVLSTLKNSENKKSDKIKNVATEGSKHDIKILIAEDNAINLLLTKTYLKDILPQALIIDAKDGAEAVEKYHKESPDLILMDIQMPHLNGIEATRKIRAMESNIEIPIIALTAGSLPGEKEKCFQAGMSDFLTKPLLKKTLSDMIKKWSGIEMKGK from the coding sequence ATGAACCACTTTAATAGCAATAATCATTCTCTGGATCAGAACGATATTGATAAATTGAAAGCATTCGAAAAAAAATATACCGATGTTTTTGATTTTCTTGTGTTTGCTGCTGCTAAGATGACTAATAATGAGCTTTGCACCATGAGTATTACCTCAGAAGAGAAAGTTTATATTATTGCTTCAAGTGATGCGACCCTCAATCAGATTTATCCTCAGAATCCTCACTTTCTTTTGGATAATGAGACTTCAGTTTATGAGTTTAAAAGCACGGAATTTAAATTTCATAGAAGTTTTTCCATCCCGGATCTTGGGGACAATCTTGTTGCTCACTTAAATTTATTTGACAGGGAAAATAAAAATTTAGATAAATCAGAGAAAGAGATCGTCAATAAGATCTTGTACCAGGCGTCAAAATGGTATTTGTGTAATGCCGTGGATATGACCGAAAGAATAATGATGGAGAATGAAATCTTTGCCGCAAAAGAATCAGCAGAAAAAGCTTATGTTCTGAAATCGGAGTTCGTAGCCAATATGAGTCATGAGATCAGGACTCCGTTAAATGGGATTATCGGTTTTACAGAGCTACTTTTGGAAACCAACTTAGACGAAACGCAAAGGCATTATCTGGATATTATCAACCAATCCGGAGTGTCCCTGTACAGCATAGTCAACGATATTTTGGATTTTTCAAAATTAGAGAAGCAAAAACTTCAGTTAAACCTTGATAAAGTAGAAATTGAGGAACTGGTTTCAGAAGCTTTCAATATTGTTTCTTTTAACAATAATAAAAAGCGCTTAGAAATGCTCATTGATATTGATGATGCCATCCCAACATACATCTGGACAGATGCGATGCGCTTAAAACAGGTTTTCGTTAACCTATTGAGCAATGCTTTAAAATTTACCGAAGCAGGCGAAATTGTGTTATATGTTAAAGTTTTAAATGATTTAGGAGAAGGAAAAAAACTCATCCGATTTGGGGTGCGCGATACAGGTATCGGAATTGATAAGGATAAACAGACAGAAATTTTCAATGCGTTTTCCCAGGAAGATTGCAGTATTACTAAAAGATATGGAGGCACCGGTCTAGGATTGATGATTTCGAACCAAATCTTAGCACTTGCAGGAAGTACCATAGAATTAGAAAGTGAACAAGGAAAAGGTAGCGATTTTTTCTTTGATATTCAATTTGATACTCAGGAAGAGGAATATGATTTAAGCTTAACCGATATTAAGAAAGTTTTGATTGTGGACGATAATGAAAATAATCGAAAGATTCTTAAAAGGATGCTGGAAAGAAAAAATATTGAAGTTGAGGAATGCGATAGTGGGCTGAAAGCTTTACTTTTAATAATGGACAAGCCACAATTTGATGTGATTATTATGGATTATCACATGCCGATTATGGATGGAATTGAAACTATCAGAAAAATGAGAAATATTTTTCCGGACACTAGTCATGCAGCACCTTACATTGTTTTGTACAGTTCATCCGATGACAGCAATTTACAGAATGCATGTGACGAATTGGAAATAAAAAACAGGCTTGTAAAACCGATTCGAATGAAACAGATGTATCAGGTTTTATCCACCTTAAAGAATTCTGAAAATAAAAAATCAGATAAAATAAAAAATGTCGCAACGGAAGGTAGTAAACACGATATAAAAATCTTAATTGCTGAAGATAATGCTATCAACTTGCTTCTTACCAAAACTTATCTAAAGGACATTCTTCCTCAAGCTTTGATCATTGATGCAAAAGATGGAGCTGAAGCAGTAGAAAAATATCACAAAGAAAGTCCTGATCTTATTTTAATGGACATTCAAATGCCGCATCTCAATGGTATTGAAGCCACTCGAAAGATAAGAGCAATGGAAAGCAATATTGAAATTCCTATAATTGCGTTAACGGCTGGAAGTCTTCCCGGAGAAAAAGAAAAATGTTTTCAAGCCGGAATGTCTGACTTTTTAACCAAACCTTTATTAAAAAAAACTCTTTCTGATATGATTAAAAAATGGTCAGGAATAGAAATGAAGGGGAAATAA
- a CDS encoding Fn3-like domain-containing protein — MRKFIHLFIFFILTGSSSILAQSISMSPTRLFFTGNPGEKVTQTVTLQNSSEKDYVFNLNYKDWIRDENGNKVYLDAGTSKTSNAAWVSTLENSVTVPAKSTKEIVVTMKIPADASKSGVTNSMLFFTQLPQQADQARIQNGIGIITLFEVGLHIFYTPSGNQVKSLDITNIAEVSAENAGNRKVAVSIHNDGNTINDATVEFELTNTDSGKEIKLPAISISMLPNSDQVVQFSLPESISGNFLGVVIIKMAGSNDLRVGEKNFKF, encoded by the coding sequence ATGCGCAAGTTTATTCACCTCTTCATTTTCTTTATCCTGACAGGCTCTTCTTCAATTCTGGCACAAAGTATTTCTATGTCGCCTACGCGCCTTTTTTTTACCGGTAATCCGGGAGAAAAAGTGACACAAACTGTCACGCTTCAAAACAGTTCTGAGAAAGATTATGTTTTTAATCTCAACTATAAAGATTGGATCAGAGATGAAAATGGAAATAAGGTTTATCTTGATGCAGGCACTTCAAAAACTTCCAATGCCGCTTGGGTTTCTACTTTAGAAAACTCTGTAACAGTTCCTGCGAAAAGTACTAAGGAGATTGTAGTTACCATGAAGATTCCGGCAGACGCATCGAAGTCTGGTGTTACCAACAGTATGTTGTTTTTTACGCAACTTCCACAGCAGGCAGATCAGGCACGTATTCAAAACGGGATCGGTATTATTACTTTATTTGAGGTTGGACTTCATATCTTTTATACGCCATCTGGGAACCAGGTAAAAAGCCTGGATATTACCAATATTGCAGAGGTTTCTGCTGAGAACGCAGGAAACAGAAAAGTAGCAGTAAGCATCCACAACGACGGAAACACGATCAATGATGCGACCGTTGAATTTGAACTGACCAATACAGACAGTGGTAAGGAAATAAAATTACCCGCAATTTCAATCTCCATGCTTCCCAATAGCGATCAGGTCGTTCAATTTTCTTTACCTGAGAGCATCTCAGGAAATTTCCTTGGCGTGGTTATTATCAAAATGGCAGGATCTAATGATTTACGAGTAGGCGAGAAAAACTTTAAATTTTAA